The following are from one region of the Actinoplanes sp. L3-i22 genome:
- a CDS encoding iron-siderophore ABC transporter substrate-binding protein, translated as MIPASRLAAAAVTLAVAATVAACGTTTVEPAAENSAAPVSQTCADDKTGTATGPVSLTDGVGRKVELAKPATRVAVLEWQQTEDVLTLCLNPVAVADAKGYGTYVKAEALPASAVDTGERGEPDLDKLYATNPDLIVVEAFKADDEIITKLEKRGVPVLATVGADAKGQIANMKNVFSMIATATGRTERADAVLQQFDAHLAEAKQKVAAANVTAKSFLFFDGWIEGGNIVIRPYGKGALFTELGEQLGMTAAWTDAINKTYGSGGVDPAYGLAQTDIEGLTAVGDATLFYSDDQTADSYVKELVKSPIWTKLPAVAQGHAYPFPAGVWGAGGPKSNEEAIDAYVKILTKS; from the coding sequence ATGATCCCCGCTTCCCGCCTCGCCGCCGCCGCGGTGACGCTCGCCGTCGCCGCGACGGTCGCCGCCTGCGGCACCACCACGGTCGAACCGGCCGCCGAGAACTCGGCCGCGCCGGTGTCGCAGACCTGCGCCGACGACAAGACCGGCACGGCGACCGGCCCGGTGTCGCTGACCGACGGCGTCGGCCGCAAGGTCGAGCTGGCCAAGCCCGCCACGCGGGTCGCGGTGCTGGAGTGGCAGCAGACCGAGGACGTGCTCACGCTCTGCCTCAACCCGGTCGCGGTCGCCGACGCCAAGGGCTACGGCACCTACGTGAAGGCCGAGGCGCTGCCGGCCAGCGCCGTCGACACCGGCGAGCGCGGCGAGCCCGACCTGGACAAGCTGTACGCGACCAACCCCGACCTGATCGTCGTCGAGGCGTTCAAGGCCGACGACGAGATCATCACCAAGCTCGAGAAACGCGGTGTCCCGGTGCTCGCCACGGTCGGCGCCGACGCCAAGGGCCAGATCGCGAACATGAAGAACGTGTTCTCGATGATCGCCACCGCCACCGGCCGGACCGAGCGGGCCGACGCCGTGCTCCAGCAGTTCGACGCGCACCTGGCCGAGGCCAAGCAGAAGGTCGCGGCGGCGAACGTGACCGCGAAGAGCTTCCTGTTCTTCGACGGCTGGATCGAGGGCGGCAACATCGTCATCCGCCCGTACGGCAAGGGTGCGCTCTTCACCGAGCTCGGCGAGCAGCTCGGGATGACCGCGGCCTGGACCGACGCGATCAACAAGACGTACGGCAGCGGGGGCGTGGACCCGGCGTACGGCCTCGCGCAGACCGACATCGAGGGCCTGACCGCGGTCGGCGACGCGACCCTGTTCTACTCCGACGACCAGACCGCCGACAGCTACGTCAAGGAGCTGGTCAAGAGCCCCATCTGGACCAAGCTGCCGGCTGTCGCGCAGGGTCACGCGTACCCGTTCCCGGCCGGCGTCTGGGGCGCCGGCGGCCCGAAGTCGAACGAAGAGGCGATCGACGCCTACGTGAAGATCCTCACCAAGTCGTGA
- a CDS encoding ABC transporter ATP-binding protein, with the protein MRSTSMATTSAPVLRGEQLVLRYGKTAVVHGVSVELTPGRVTALIGPNGSGKSTLLRALARLHRVDDGRVLLRDRAASLLTARQFAQEVTLFSQSRQAPHGLTVNEVVAFGRHPHRRRFAGPSPADRTAVDEAMRATGVREMSDRPVGELSGGEMQRVWLAACLAQETGVVLLDEPTNHLDLRYQIETLDLVRDLADQRGVAVGLVLHDLDQAARVADQLLLMKDGRIHAAGDPLRVLTAENLGEVYDLRVEVEIHPHTGRIRIDPIGRHPARTMIHPGERTT; encoded by the coding sequence ATGCGGAGCACCTCGATGGCCACCACGTCCGCGCCCGTTCTCCGTGGTGAGCAGCTGGTGCTGCGCTACGGGAAGACGGCCGTGGTGCACGGCGTCTCGGTCGAGCTGACGCCCGGCCGGGTGACCGCGCTGATCGGGCCGAACGGCAGCGGCAAGTCCACCCTGCTGCGCGCCCTGGCCCGGCTGCACCGGGTCGACGACGGCCGGGTGCTGCTGCGGGACCGGGCCGCGTCGCTGCTCACCGCACGGCAGTTCGCCCAGGAGGTCACGCTCTTCTCGCAGTCGCGCCAGGCCCCGCACGGGCTGACCGTGAACGAGGTCGTCGCGTTCGGGCGTCATCCGCACCGGCGGCGCTTCGCCGGCCCCTCCCCCGCCGACCGGACCGCGGTCGACGAGGCGATGCGGGCCACCGGCGTACGGGAGATGTCCGATCGTCCGGTCGGTGAGCTCTCCGGTGGCGAGATGCAGCGGGTCTGGCTCGCCGCCTGCCTGGCCCAGGAGACCGGGGTGGTGCTGCTCGACGAGCCGACCAACCACCTGGACCTGCGCTACCAGATCGAGACGCTGGACCTGGTCCGCGACCTCGCCGACCAGCGCGGGGTCGCCGTCGGCCTGGTGCTGCACGACCTCGACCAGGCCGCGCGGGTCGCGGACCAGCTCCTCCTGATGAAGGACGGGCGCATCCACGCCGCCGGTGACCCGCTCCGGGTGCTCACCGCCGAGAACCTCGGCGAGGTCTACGACCTGCGGGTCGAGGTCGAGATCCACCCGCATACCGGCCGCATCCGTATCGACCCCATCGGGCGGCACCCCGCCCGCACCATGATCCACCCAGGAGAAAGAACCACATGA
- a CDS encoding AraC family transcriptional regulator, producing the protein MDLSLGTWRRDPGTVIRHAVSPAADDVASITIFAESEVPGAATDWPAHSHPMHELVWVRGGTLTTRIGSRIHTVPPGFGLWLPAGTVHGGRLTAAAELHDAFFDPARTPVEFAAPTSIAMTALLESLLLRLARQDLDPAARVRTEAVVFDVLEPSERQFALELPGDPRIDPIAEALLANPSDERGLREWAEQLDVSERTITRAFRGATGLSFAQWRQALRVHEALALLSAGADVRTVSERLGYAQPSTFIAAFQRVMRVTPGRLVSGIRYPVS; encoded by the coding sequence ATGGATCTCAGTCTGGGCACCTGGCGACGGGACCCGGGCACGGTGATCCGGCATGCCGTGTCCCCGGCGGCCGACGACGTGGCGTCGATCACGATCTTCGCCGAGTCGGAGGTGCCGGGAGCGGCCACCGACTGGCCGGCCCACTCGCACCCGATGCACGAGCTGGTGTGGGTCCGCGGCGGGACGCTGACCACCCGGATCGGGAGCCGGATCCACACCGTGCCGCCCGGGTTCGGCCTGTGGCTGCCGGCCGGCACGGTGCACGGGGGCCGGCTGACCGCCGCCGCCGAGCTGCACGACGCGTTCTTCGATCCGGCCCGCACCCCGGTCGAGTTCGCCGCGCCGACCTCGATCGCGATGACCGCCCTGCTGGAGTCGCTGCTGCTGCGGCTGGCCCGCCAGGACCTCGACCCCGCGGCCCGGGTCCGTACCGAGGCGGTCGTGTTCGACGTGCTGGAGCCGTCCGAGCGGCAGTTCGCCCTGGAACTGCCCGGTGATCCGCGGATCGACCCGATCGCCGAGGCGCTGCTGGCGAACCCGTCCGACGAGCGCGGCCTGCGGGAGTGGGCCGAGCAGCTGGACGTGAGCGAGCGCACGATCACCCGGGCGTTCCGCGGGGCGACCGGCCTGTCGTTCGCGCAGTGGCGGCAGGCGCTGCGGGTGCACGAGGCGCTGGCGCTGCTATCGGCGGGCGCCGATGTCCGAACGGTGTCCGAGCGGCTCGGCTACGCCCAGCCGAGCACGTTCATCGCCGCGTTCCAGCGGGTGATGCGGGTGACCCCCGGACGCCTGGTGTCCGGAATCCGGTATCCGGTGTCCTGA
- a CDS encoding peptidase M23 translates to MRSLFVIAVAALAGFLLSPLLRADASCTPVPAPSAGTPIPGRWTPAQLANARVIITIGNQRRVPRQALVIAVATAMQESRLRNLRGGDRDSIGLFQQRPSQGWGTPKQLADPAYQTGKFYDKLLTVDGWQTMRLTEAAQAVQVSAFPEAYTKHTAAATGLVDALDVPVPACQESGRS, encoded by the coding sequence GTGCGCTCGTTGTTCGTGATCGCCGTGGCCGCGCTGGCCGGTTTTCTGCTGAGTCCGCTGCTGCGCGCCGACGCCTCCTGCACGCCGGTTCCCGCGCCGTCGGCCGGTACGCCGATCCCCGGTCGGTGGACCCCGGCCCAGTTGGCGAACGCGCGCGTCATCATCACCATCGGCAACCAGCGGCGGGTGCCGCGGCAGGCGCTGGTGATCGCGGTGGCGACCGCCATGCAGGAGTCGCGCCTGCGCAACCTGCGCGGCGGCGACCGGGACTCGATCGGCCTGTTCCAGCAGCGGCCGAGCCAGGGCTGGGGGACGCCGAAGCAGCTCGCCGATCCGGCGTACCAGACCGGGAAGTTCTACGACAAGCTGCTCACCGTCGACGGCTGGCAGACGATGCGGCTGACCGAGGCGGCCCAGGCCGTGCAGGTGTCGGCCTTCCCGGAGGCGTACACGAAGCACACCGCGGCCGCGACCGGCCTGGTCGACGCCCTGGACGTCCCGGTCCCCGCCTGCCAGGAGAGCGGCAGGTCGTAG
- a CDS encoding rhamnogalacturonan lyase produces the protein MKRALLVVLLLLIPAAPVAAAERKLERLDRGLVAATTGTGVFLSWRLLGPEATGHSPTGLTSRPFHVYRDGRRIATVTDSTNYLDPGGTATSKYQVAPVGRARSEPVEPWAENHYDLPLQKPADGPDYTYSANDMSVGDVDGDGQYEYIVKWDPSNSKDVSQVGYTGKVYVDAYEMDGSLLWRIDLGVNIRAGAHYTQFLVYDFDGDGRSEIMMKTAPGTRDGRGRPITTPGHSVTEDYRLSAAGYYEHLVTMFQGWTTHPEVVAGHWPATLEQAFGIGPRYSYPLNRADAAALVDYFMDVYAPARSTRNVLRAFEGFIVDGPEYLTVFEGRSGRELETIPYKPGRTDDGLMWGDYAMPRIEPGNRVDRFLAGVAYLDGRHPSAVFARGYYTRTTLIAYRWNGRHLVENWYVDSGWVPMTNPFNDTPHGRDGTSPEFGTITTQGFHSLSAADVDGDGRQEIVYGSATIDDDGSLLYSSSGTMPDGSTARLGHGDAMHVTDIDPNRPGLEIFTVHEGATAAPYGMAMRDARTGKVLFGTYSGVDTGRGMVGDVLPEEPGLEAWASLPGGSGALGLYTADGRKVSDTLPGTNQSIRWSADLTTQILNGSGTVTPTVDDWRRGTLLTATGTLANNGTKGTASLIADVLGDWREELFLRTADSTAVRIYTSTEITGHKLYTLMHDPQYRVEVARQQTTYNQPSYPSFYLASDTDWSKVPLG, from the coding sequence GTGAAACGAGCCCTGCTGGTCGTCCTGCTCCTGCTGATCCCCGCAGCTCCGGTGGCCGCCGCCGAGCGGAAGTTGGAGCGCCTCGACCGCGGCCTGGTCGCCGCGACCACCGGCACCGGCGTCTTCCTCAGCTGGCGACTGCTCGGGCCGGAGGCCACCGGGCACTCCCCCACCGGGCTGACCAGCCGGCCGTTCCACGTCTACCGGGACGGGCGGCGGATCGCCACGGTCACCGACAGCACGAACTACCTGGACCCGGGTGGCACGGCAACCTCGAAATACCAGGTCGCGCCGGTCGGCCGCGCGCGTAGCGAACCGGTCGAGCCGTGGGCGGAGAACCACTACGACCTGCCGCTGCAGAAACCCGCCGACGGGCCGGACTACACCTACTCGGCCAACGACATGAGCGTCGGGGACGTGGACGGCGACGGGCAGTACGAGTACATCGTCAAATGGGACCCGTCGAACTCCAAGGACGTCTCGCAGGTGGGCTACACCGGCAAGGTGTACGTCGACGCGTACGAAATGGATGGGTCTCTGCTCTGGCGCATCGACCTGGGCGTCAACATCCGCGCGGGCGCGCACTACACCCAGTTCCTGGTGTACGACTTCGACGGCGACGGCCGCTCCGAGATCATGATGAAGACCGCGCCCGGCACCCGGGACGGCCGCGGGCGACCGATCACCACGCCCGGTCACTCGGTGACCGAGGACTACCGGCTCAGCGCGGCCGGCTACTACGAGCACCTGGTCACGATGTTCCAGGGCTGGACGACGCATCCCGAGGTGGTGGCCGGGCACTGGCCGGCCACGCTGGAGCAGGCGTTCGGCATCGGGCCGCGCTACTCGTATCCGTTGAACCGCGCGGACGCGGCGGCGCTGGTCGACTACTTCATGGACGTCTACGCGCCGGCCCGCAGCACCCGGAACGTGCTGCGCGCCTTCGAGGGCTTCATCGTCGACGGGCCGGAGTACCTGACCGTTTTCGAGGGTCGGTCCGGGCGCGAGCTGGAGACCATTCCCTATAAGCCGGGCCGGACCGACGACGGCCTGATGTGGGGCGACTACGCGATGCCCCGGATCGAGCCGGGCAACCGGGTCGACCGGTTCCTGGCCGGCGTCGCCTACCTCGACGGCCGGCACCCGTCGGCGGTGTTCGCCCGCGGCTACTACACCCGCACGACGCTGATCGCCTACCGCTGGAACGGCCGCCACCTGGTCGAGAACTGGTACGTGGACAGCGGCTGGGTGCCGATGACCAACCCGTTCAACGACACCCCGCACGGCCGGGACGGCACCTCGCCGGAGTTCGGGACGATCACCACGCAGGGCTTCCACTCGCTGAGCGCGGCCGACGTGGACGGCGACGGGCGGCAGGAGATCGTCTACGGCAGCGCCACCATCGACGACGACGGCTCGCTGCTCTACTCGTCCTCGGGCACGATGCCGGACGGGAGCACGGCCCGCCTCGGGCACGGCGACGCCATGCACGTGACCGACATCGATCCGAACCGGCCGGGGCTGGAGATCTTCACCGTGCACGAGGGCGCGACGGCCGCGCCGTACGGCATGGCGATGCGCGACGCCCGTACCGGGAAGGTGTTGTTCGGCACCTATTCCGGCGTCGACACCGGCCGCGGCATGGTCGGTGACGTGCTGCCCGAGGAGCCCGGCCTGGAGGCGTGGGCCAGCCTGCCCGGCGGTTCCGGCGCGCTCGGGCTCTACACCGCCGACGGCCGCAAGGTCTCCGACACGCTGCCCGGCACCAACCAGAGCATCCGCTGGTCGGCCGACCTGACCACGCAGATCCTCAACGGCTCCGGCACGGTCACCCCGACGGTCGACGACTGGCGGCGCGGCACCCTGCTGACCGCCACCGGCACGCTCGCCAACAACGGCACGAAGGGCACCGCCTCGCTCATCGCCGACGTCCTCGGGGACTGGCGAGAAGAGCTTTTCCTGCGTACGGCGGACAGCACCGCCGTGCGGATCTACACCAGCACCGAGATCACCGGCCACAAGCTGTACACGCTGATGCACGACCCGCAGTACCGCGTCGAGGTGGCCCGGCAGCAGACCACGTACAACCAGCCGTCCTACCCGAGCTTCTACCTGGCCTCGGACACCGACTGGTCGAAGGTCCCGCTGGGATAG
- a CDS encoding rhamnogalacturonan lyase has product MRRKLLCGLSVAAVLLTAGGVPTAASASVVSGVDNLDRGLISLRTTGGNFLSWRLLASDPAGVAFNVYRGSTKVNTAPITKGTNFTDAGAPAGVSYTVKPVINGAETATLAAATPTAALLAAYQDVPIQIPAGGTTPDGVAYTYSANDASVGDLDGDGAYEIVLKWDPSNSKDNSQSGYTGPVIIDAYKLNGTRLWRLNLGRNIRAGAHYTQFQVFDYDGDGKAEVVMKTADGTTDGTGAVIGSSSADYRNSSGYVLSGPEYLTVFNGQTGKAMATADYVVPRGTVSSWGDSYGNRVDRFLAGTAYLNGSYPSIIMARGYYTRSVIVAWDYRNGALTRKWTFDSNSSTNGSAWTGQGNHQLSIADVDSDGKDEILYGAMAVDDNGAGLWVNGQGHGDAYHVGDLIPSRAGLEIFKVDEGTTKLAAWMADARTGAIIWSNASCGCDNGRGVSDDIYAGSPGAESWSSGVSGLYNTSGQNIGRKPSSTNFVIWWDGDAQRELLDATHIDKYGTSADTRLLTASDVHSNNGTKATPSLQADILGDWREEVIWPTTDNTRLRIYSTTDSTSISHTSLMQDRMYREAVAWQNTAYNQPPHPSFAIS; this is encoded by the coding sequence ATGCGACGCAAACTCCTATGCGGCCTGTCCGTGGCCGCCGTCCTGCTCACCGCCGGCGGAGTCCCCACCGCCGCCAGTGCCTCTGTTGTCTCGGGAGTCGACAACCTGGATCGCGGGCTGATCAGCCTGCGGACCACGGGCGGCAACTTCCTCTCCTGGCGCCTGCTCGCCTCGGACCCGGCCGGTGTCGCGTTCAACGTCTACCGCGGCTCGACCAAGGTGAACACCGCGCCGATCACCAAGGGCACCAACTTCACCGACGCCGGCGCCCCGGCCGGCGTCTCCTACACGGTCAAACCCGTGATCAACGGTGCCGAGACCGCCACGCTCGCGGCGGCCACCCCGACCGCCGCGCTCCTCGCCGCCTACCAGGACGTGCCGATCCAGATCCCGGCCGGTGGCACCACCCCGGACGGCGTCGCCTACACCTACTCGGCCAACGACGCCTCGGTCGGCGACCTGGACGGGGACGGCGCCTACGAGATCGTCCTCAAGTGGGACCCGTCCAACTCCAAGGACAACTCGCAGTCCGGGTACACCGGGCCGGTCATCATCGACGCGTACAAGCTGAACGGCACCCGGCTGTGGCGGCTCAACCTGGGTAGGAACATCCGGGCCGGCGCGCACTACACCCAGTTCCAGGTCTTCGACTACGACGGCGACGGCAAGGCCGAGGTGGTGATGAAGACCGCCGACGGTACGACCGACGGCACCGGCGCCGTGATCGGCAGCTCGTCCGCGGACTACCGCAACTCGTCCGGTTACGTGCTGTCCGGGCCGGAGTACCTGACCGTCTTCAACGGCCAGACCGGCAAGGCGATGGCGACCGCCGACTACGTGGTCCCGCGCGGCACGGTCTCCTCGTGGGGCGACAGCTACGGCAACCGGGTCGACCGGTTCCTGGCCGGGACGGCGTACCTGAACGGGTCGTACCCGAGCATCATCATGGCCCGCGGCTACTACACCCGCTCGGTCATCGTCGCCTGGGACTACCGCAACGGCGCCCTCACCCGCAAGTGGACCTTCGACAGCAACTCCTCCACCAACGGGTCGGCCTGGACCGGCCAGGGCAACCATCAGCTCTCCATCGCCGACGTCGATTCAGACGGCAAGGACGAGATTTTGTACGGGGCGATGGCCGTCGACGACAACGGCGCCGGCCTGTGGGTCAACGGCCAGGGCCACGGCGACGCCTACCACGTCGGTGACCTGATCCCGAGCCGAGCCGGCCTGGAGATCTTCAAGGTCGACGAGGGCACCACGAAGCTGGCCGCCTGGATGGCCGACGCCCGCACCGGCGCGATCATCTGGTCGAACGCCTCCTGCGGCTGCGACAACGGTCGCGGCGTCTCGGACGACATCTACGCCGGCAGCCCCGGCGCCGAATCCTGGTCGTCCGGCGTCTCCGGCCTGTACAACACGTCCGGCCAGAACATCGGCCGCAAGCCGTCCAGCACCAACTTCGTCATCTGGTGGGACGGCGACGCCCAGCGCGAACTGCTCGACGCCACCCACATCGACAAGTACGGCACCAGCGCCGACACCCGCCTGCTCACCGCCAGTGACGTGCACTCCAACAACGGCACCAAGGCCACCCCGTCCCTGCAGGCCGACATCCTCGGCGACTGGCGCGAGGAGGTCATCTGGCCCACGACGGACAACACCCGGCTGCGGATCTACTCCACCACCGACAGCACCAGCATCTCCCACACGTCCCTGATGCAGGACCGCATGTACCGCGAAGCCGTCGCCTGGCAGAACACGGCTTACAACCAGCCCCCGCACCCCTCCTTCGCGATCTCGTAG